In a genomic window of Bradyrhizobium ontarionense:
- a CDS encoding magnesium and cobalt transport protein CorA, producing the protein MRHVTRQTPADAPAVQVRSEPPEAGVVAAGVYANGRRIADIAIEDAGAWSQRPGHVVWIGLHEPDGVLLQRVADQFGLHELAIEDASKAHQQPKVERYGDALFVVARTAQLVDGHIVFGETHVFVGPGFVVSVRHGASTSYGAVRERCESCPGSLAKGEDYILYAILDFIVDNYRPVTESIMAEVETLEEAVLQRPLARHEVDQLYRLRRDLLRLRRAVGPVVDVCKRLEHVDNVAIDAEMAPLFRDVLDHAKRAEEDADSLREILAFVFEASMMAGQAQQTDIARRLTAWAAILAVPTAVAGIYGMNFEHMPELKWQYGYYAVLGFIATVCSVLYWQFRRRGWL; encoded by the coding sequence ATGCGCCACGTGACGAGGCAGACACCGGCCGACGCGCCGGCCGTTCAGGTTCGCAGCGAGCCGCCCGAGGCCGGCGTGGTCGCGGCGGGTGTCTACGCCAATGGCCGCCGCATCGCCGACATTGCGATCGAGGACGCGGGCGCCTGGAGCCAGCGGCCGGGCCACGTGGTGTGGATCGGGCTGCACGAGCCGGATGGTGTGCTGCTGCAGCGCGTCGCCGATCAGTTCGGTCTGCATGAGCTCGCGATCGAGGACGCGTCGAAGGCGCATCAGCAGCCCAAGGTCGAGCGCTATGGCGATGCGCTGTTCGTCGTCGCGCGCACCGCGCAGCTCGTCGACGGACACATCGTGTTCGGCGAAACCCACGTCTTCGTCGGCCCGGGCTTCGTCGTCTCGGTGCGCCACGGTGCCTCGACGTCCTATGGCGCGGTGCGCGAGCGCTGCGAATCCTGCCCAGGCTCGCTCGCCAAGGGCGAGGACTACATCCTGTATGCGATCCTCGACTTCATCGTCGACAATTATCGTCCCGTGACCGAGAGCATCATGGCCGAGGTCGAGACGCTGGAGGAGGCCGTGCTGCAGCGGCCGCTGGCGCGCCACGAGGTCGACCAGCTGTATCGTCTGCGGCGCGACCTGTTGCGGCTGCGCCGCGCCGTCGGCCCCGTGGTCGATGTCTGCAAGCGGCTGGAGCATGTCGACAACGTTGCGATCGATGCCGAGATGGCGCCCTTGTTCCGCGACGTGCTCGACCATGCCAAGCGCGCCGAGGAGGACGCTGACTCCTTGCGCGAGATCCTCGCCTTCGTGTTCGAGGCCAGCATGATGGCGGGGCAGGCGCAGCAGACCGACATCGCCCGCCGGCTCACAGCCTGGGCCGCGATCCTCGCGGTGCCGACCGCGGTTGCCGGCATCTACGGCATGAACTTCGAGCACATGCCGGAGCTGAAATGGCAATACGGCTACTACGCCGTCCTCGGCTTCATCGCGACCGTCTGCAGCGTGCTGTATTGGCAATTCCGGCGGCGCGGGTGGTTGTGA
- a CDS encoding SDR family oxidoreductase, which translates to MARDLEGKVAAVTGAASGIGLASSEAMLAAGARVVMIDRDAAALAALRDKHGEAAIPVVIDLLDATDCATLLPRVLDAAGRLDIFHANAGSYLGGDLVDASVDAIDRMLTLNVNVVMKNVRDVLPHMIARGSGDIIVTSSLAAHFPTPWEPVYASSKWAIDCFVQTVRRQVFKHGIRVGAISPGPVVTALIADWPAEKLKEARESGSLLEPSEVANVVMFMLTRPRGMTIRDVVMLPTNFDL; encoded by the coding sequence ATGGCGAGAGACCTCGAAGGCAAGGTGGCGGCGGTGACCGGCGCGGCTTCGGGCATCGGACTTGCCAGCAGCGAGGCGATGCTGGCCGCGGGCGCGCGCGTCGTCATGATCGATCGCGATGCCGCAGCATTGGCCGCACTCCGCGACAAGCACGGCGAGGCCGCGATCCCCGTGGTGATCGACCTGCTCGATGCGACGGATTGCGCCACCCTGCTGCCGCGCGTGCTCGATGCCGCCGGCCGGCTCGACATTTTCCATGCCAATGCCGGCAGCTATCTCGGCGGCGACCTCGTCGATGCCAGCGTCGATGCCATCGACCGCATGCTGACCCTCAACGTCAATGTGGTGATGAAGAACGTGCGCGACGTGTTGCCGCACATGATCGCGCGCGGGTCGGGCGACATCATCGTCACGAGCTCGCTGGCGGCGCATTTTCCGACGCCGTGGGAGCCGGTCTACGCCTCGTCGAAATGGGCGATCGACTGCTTCGTGCAGACGGTGCGGCGCCAGGTGTTCAAGCACGGCATCCGCGTCGGCGCGATCTCGCCGGGCCCGGTCGTCACCGCGCTGATCGCGGACTGGCCGGCGGAGAAGCTCAAGGAGGCGCGCGAGTCCGGCAGCCTGCTGGAGCCGTCCGAAGTGGCCAACGTGGTGATGTTCATGCTGACGCGCCCGCGCGGCATGACCATCCGCGACGTCGTGATGCTGCCGACGAATTTCGATCTGTAG
- a CDS encoding methyl-accepting chemotaxis protein encodes MKIGRLFAISMLSVTALAVLPAAQVVIEQVRAVSDKAEAIKTVEAFGAVLLYAQDVVGHRAPYITPLFQETAATPAQLEGVRKIRQSSEASLAKARAQLANVSDSEAIARSLDQAASKLSGILAGVDPTLTTPLSARDLAVIKGFLPGVTQVAMALEPILNRLQNRVANVDASLTTLLDVARTAQDLRVTAGGRAAALSPALSARRAVAPAEKAAMDRAQGRTEIDRDRLEAGIDQLGNPERLLAAFKEAREAYFGRAIPIVDKDIAAGLGDLNYSLNADQLAEVVVPAVQKFFVVRDAAITEARDSAVAARDAAYLMLALATAVVVALIGILVFVTMLLRRRVINPIVSLTGLIGQMAAGNDDVAVPTSDRDDEIAAMAGSLQTFKEALLEKKRAEQAAAAEAQAKIERGQRVERFTREFEAAIGEVVGVVSSASADLERSASSLTTTAGRSLELATVVTSASEEASTNVHSVAAAAEEMSSSVNEISRQVQDSARIANEALAQARKTNDNVAELAKAAARIGDVVELINAIAGQTNLLALNATIEAARAGEAGRGFAVVASEVKALAEQTAKATGEIGQQIGGIQAATQESVGSIKEIGETIARMSEIASAIASAVEEQSSATREISRNVQQAAHGTQQVSANIASVRHGADETGSASSQVLSAAKSLSGQSSRLRDEVSRFLNSVRAA; translated from the coding sequence ATGAAGATCGGCCGCCTCTTCGCAATCTCGATGCTCTCGGTCACGGCCCTGGCCGTTCTTCCCGCTGCGCAGGTCGTCATCGAGCAGGTCAGGGCGGTGAGCGACAAGGCGGAAGCGATCAAGACCGTCGAGGCGTTCGGCGCGGTGCTGCTCTACGCGCAGGATGTCGTCGGCCATCGCGCGCCCTACATCACGCCCTTGTTCCAGGAAACTGCCGCAACGCCGGCGCAGCTCGAAGGTGTGCGCAAGATCAGGCAGTCGTCCGAGGCCTCCTTGGCAAAAGCGCGCGCGCAGCTCGCCAACGTTTCCGACAGCGAGGCGATCGCGCGCAGCCTGGATCAGGCGGCATCCAAGCTGTCCGGAATCCTCGCTGGCGTGGACCCCACGCTGACCACGCCGCTGAGCGCGCGCGACCTGGCTGTGATCAAGGGCTTTCTGCCCGGCGTGACCCAGGTGGCGATGGCGCTCGAGCCGATCCTGAATCGGCTGCAGAACCGGGTCGCGAATGTCGACGCGTCGCTGACGACGCTGCTCGACGTCGCCCGCACCGCGCAGGACCTGCGCGTCACCGCCGGCGGCCGCGCGGCCGCTCTGTCGCCGGCGCTCAGCGCCCGGCGCGCAGTGGCCCCGGCCGAGAAGGCGGCGATGGACCGCGCCCAGGGCCGCACCGAGATCGACCGCGACCGCCTGGAGGCCGGCATCGACCAGCTCGGCAATCCGGAGCGCCTGCTGGCGGCCTTCAAGGAGGCCCGGGAGGCGTATTTCGGACGCGCCATTCCGATCGTCGACAAGGACATTGCGGCTGGGCTCGGCGATCTCAATTATTCCCTTAACGCGGATCAGCTGGCCGAGGTCGTGGTCCCTGCCGTGCAGAAGTTCTTCGTCGTGCGCGATGCCGCGATCACCGAGGCGCGCGACAGCGCGGTGGCCGCGCGCGACGCAGCGTACCTGATGCTCGCGCTGGCGACGGCGGTGGTCGTCGCCCTCATCGGCATTCTCGTGTTCGTCACGATGCTGCTGCGCCGCCGCGTCATCAATCCGATCGTGAGCCTGACCGGACTGATCGGCCAGATGGCGGCCGGAAACGACGACGTCGCGGTGCCCACCAGTGATCGCGACGACGAGATCGCGGCGATGGCCGGCTCGCTGCAGACCTTCAAGGAGGCGCTGCTGGAGAAGAAGCGCGCCGAGCAGGCGGCCGCAGCCGAAGCGCAGGCCAAGATCGAGCGCGGCCAGCGCGTCGAGCGCTTCACGCGCGAATTCGAGGCCGCGATCGGCGAGGTCGTCGGCGTCGTGTCGTCGGCGTCGGCCGATCTGGAACGCTCCGCCTCTTCGCTGACGACCACGGCGGGCCGCTCGCTGGAGCTCGCCACGGTGGTCACCTCGGCCTCCGAGGAGGCCTCGACCAACGTGCATTCGGTGGCCGCGGCCGCCGAGGAGATGAGCTCGTCGGTCAACGAGATCAGCCGCCAGGTGCAGGACTCCGCGCGCATCGCCAACGAGGCGCTGGCGCAGGCGCGCAAGACCAACGACAATGTCGCTGAGCTCGCCAAGGCGGCCGCGCGGATCGGCGATGTCGTCGAGCTGATCAATGCGATCGCAGGACAAACCAACCTGCTGGCGCTCAATGCCACCATCGAGGCCGCGCGCGCCGGCGAGGCCGGCCGCGGCTTCGCGGTGGTCGCCTCCGAGGTGAAGGCGCTGGCCGAGCAGACCGCGAAGGCGACCGGCGAGATCGGCCAGCAGATCGGCGGCATCCAGGCGGCCACCCAGGAGTCGGTCGGCTCGATCAAGGAGATCGGCGAGACCATCGCCCGGATGTCGGAGATCGCCTCGGCGATCGCTTCCGCCGTCGAGGAGCAGAGCTCGGCGACGCGCGAAATCTCGCGCAACGTCCAGCAGGCCGCCCATGGCACCCAGCAGGTGTCGGCGAACATCGCCAGCGTCCGGCACGGCGCCGACGAGACCGGCTCGGCCTCGTCGCAGGTGCTGTCCGCCGCGAAGTCGCTGTCCGGCCAGAGCAGCCGCCTCCGAGACGAGGTCAGCCGCTTCCTGAACTCCGTCCGCGCGGCGTGA
- a CDS encoding ABC transporter substrate-binding protein, with protein sequence MSSSDFDVTRRNVLLAGLGAAGLTTLAPGIAWSQGRAETLLVVQELGPNSLDMQGIGSNQTVNGLAWNCYDRLLSYAAKTLPDGTTSYDRAALAPELAESWEVAADGLSCTFKLRKEATFHDGTPVTAKDVKWSFDRSVSVGGFPTFQMSAGSLEKPEQFVAVDDHTFRIDYIRKDKMLLFNVAVVVPFIINSELAKKNVTAEDPWALTWLKNNEAGGGAYKVESWKPGTETVLSRFDNWKCGPLPKIKRVIARDIPSAGTRRAMLERGDADLSSGFAPRDFDQLIKEGKVKVTGVPIPNALWYVALNTAKPPFDNVKLRQAIAWAMPYEQIQSSAFFGRAVPMHGGASEVTKPVWPQPFPYVTDLDKAKALMKEAGFEAGLDTSLSLDAGTATVGEPTAILIQESLAKIGIKAGIDKIPGANWRTTLNKKELPMALNRFSGWLDYPEYYFYWNFHGRNSIFNISSYQSKEMDALIEKARFTADAAEYESTVKDFIALCMREVPVVPLNQPIHDVAMQKAVSGYEFWFHREPDYRQFVKG encoded by the coding sequence ATGAGCAGCTCGGATTTCGACGTCACACGCCGCAACGTCTTGCTCGCGGGATTGGGCGCCGCCGGACTGACCACGCTGGCACCTGGCATCGCGTGGTCGCAGGGACGCGCCGAGACGCTGCTGGTGGTGCAGGAGCTCGGACCGAACTCGCTGGACATGCAGGGTATCGGCTCGAACCAGACCGTGAACGGACTCGCCTGGAACTGCTACGACCGGCTGCTCAGCTATGCCGCGAAGACCTTGCCCGACGGCACCACGTCCTATGACCGCGCCGCGCTGGCGCCGGAGCTCGCCGAGAGCTGGGAGGTCGCAGCGGACGGCCTGTCCTGCACCTTCAAGCTGCGCAAGGAGGCCACCTTCCACGACGGCACGCCGGTCACGGCGAAAGACGTCAAATGGTCGTTCGACCGCTCCGTCTCGGTCGGCGGCTTTCCGACGTTCCAGATGTCGGCGGGATCGCTGGAGAAGCCGGAGCAGTTCGTGGCGGTCGACGACCACACCTTCCGCATCGACTACATCCGCAAGGACAAGATGCTGCTGTTCAACGTCGCGGTGGTCGTGCCCTTCATCATCAATTCGGAGCTCGCCAAGAAGAATGTCACCGCGGAGGACCCGTGGGCGCTGACGTGGCTGAAGAACAACGAGGCCGGCGGCGGCGCCTACAAGGTCGAGAGCTGGAAGCCGGGCACCGAGACCGTGCTGAGCCGGTTCGACAATTGGAAATGCGGACCGTTGCCGAAGATCAAGCGCGTGATCGCGCGCGACATTCCCTCCGCCGGCACGCGCCGCGCCATGCTCGAGCGCGGTGACGCGGATCTCTCCAGCGGCTTCGCGCCGCGCGATTTCGACCAGCTGATCAAGGAGGGCAAGGTCAAGGTCACGGGCGTGCCGATCCCGAATGCGCTGTGGTATGTCGCACTGAATACGGCGAAGCCACCATTCGACAATGTCAAGCTGCGCCAGGCGATCGCCTGGGCGATGCCCTATGAGCAGATCCAGTCGAGCGCGTTCTTTGGCCGCGCGGTGCCGATGCATGGCGGCGCAAGCGAGGTCACCAAGCCGGTATGGCCGCAGCCGTTCCCCTATGTGACCGATCTCGACAAGGCCAAGGCGCTGATGAAGGAGGCCGGCTTTGAAGCCGGCCTCGATACGAGCTTGTCGCTCGATGCCGGCACCGCAACGGTCGGCGAGCCCACCGCGATCCTGATCCAGGAGAGCCTCGCCAAGATCGGCATCAAGGCCGGCATCGACAAGATCCCCGGCGCCAACTGGCGCACGACGCTCAACAAGAAGGAGCTGCCGATGGCGCTGAACAGGTTCAGCGGCTGGCTCGATTATCCCGAATACTACTTCTATTGGAATTTCCACGGCCGCAATTCGATCTTCAACATCTCGTCCTACCAGAGCAAGGAGATGGACGCGCTGATCGAGAAGGCGCGCTTCACGGCGGATGCGGCGGAGTATGAGAGCACGGTGAAGGACTTCATCGCGCTGTGCATGCGCGAGGTGCCGGTCGTCCCGCTCAACCAGCCGATCCACGACGTCGCGATGCAGAAGGCGGTCAGCGGCTACGAGTTCTGGTTCCACCGCGAGCCGGATTATCGGCAGTTCGTGAAGGGGTAG
- a CDS encoding IS4 family transposase, which yields MRHHNTVFHALQKLVPWRDFDRLVETHRANKRVRRLSTQNQFLALLYGQLARAESLRAIEASFESHAARLYHVGAKEVSRSTLADANARRPYEVFTGLLAEMMKSCERKLAGEVADAVYLIDSTRFSLNSLSADWAKFSRGINCFKLHIVYNPDTENPTSAELTAGNVNDITMAKSLPIRLGATYVFDLGYYDYGWWAELNKQGCRLVTRLKANTKLRNVTENKIPKDSSVLSDRVGLLPARLAASRKNPFQDPVREIRISTETGKILRIVTNDLDASADEIADLYKRRWQIELFFRWVKHTLKIRHFLGTSENAIRIQIAVALIAHLLLRATHKLQNSVKSLQTFTGLITQNLMHRKRIDRLLDRPPPARQDDRQLSLSIC from the coding sequence ATGCGCCACCACAATACTGTATTTCACGCGCTGCAGAAGCTTGTTCCGTGGAGGGATTTCGACCGGCTTGTGGAAACACATCGGGCGAACAAGCGCGTGCGCCGGCTCAGTACCCAGAACCAGTTTCTCGCTCTGCTTTATGGCCAACTGGCTCGCGCGGAGAGCCTGCGTGCCATTGAAGCGTCCTTCGAGAGCCACGCAGCGCGGCTCTATCACGTTGGCGCAAAGGAGGTTTCGCGTTCCACGCTGGCTGATGCCAATGCTCGGCGGCCCTATGAGGTCTTCACCGGGCTTCTGGCCGAGATGATGAAAAGCTGTGAACGGAAGCTGGCAGGTGAAGTCGCGGATGCGGTCTATCTGATCGATTCGACCAGATTTTCCCTGAACTCGCTCAGTGCCGACTGGGCCAAGTTCAGCCGCGGCATCAACTGCTTCAAGCTGCACATCGTCTATAATCCAGATACCGAGAATCCAACCTCGGCTGAGTTGACCGCGGGAAACGTCAACGACATCACCATGGCGAAGTCTCTTCCGATCCGCCTAGGCGCCACCTACGTCTTCGATCTTGGTTACTATGATTACGGCTGGTGGGCCGAGCTCAACAAGCAAGGGTGTCGTCTCGTTACCCGTCTCAAAGCCAATACCAAGCTCAGAAATGTGACCGAGAACAAGATCCCGAAAGACTCTTCCGTCCTGTCTGACCGTGTCGGCCTCCTGCCTGCGAGGCTCGCAGCGTCCCGAAAGAACCCGTTCCAGGATCCTGTCAGAGAGATCAGGATCTCTACGGAAACCGGAAAAATCCTGCGCATCGTCACCAATGATCTCGATGCATCGGCCGATGAAATCGCCGATCTCTATAAGCGCCGTTGGCAGATCGAGCTGTTCTTTCGCTGGGTCAAACATACGCTGAAGATCCGCCACTTTCTCGGAACCTCCGAGAACGCCATTCGCATCCAGATCGCCGTGGCGCTGATCGCTCATCTGTTGCTGCGCGCGACCCATAAGCTGCAAAACAGCGTCAAGAGCCTGCAGACGTTTACAGGTCTGATCACGCAAAACCTCATGCATCGCAAGCGGATCGATCGACTACTCGATCGGCCCCCGCCAGCCAGGCAAGATGACCGCCAGTTGAGCCTAAGTATATGCTAA
- a CDS encoding hybrid sensor histidine kinase/response regulator, which produces MSDQKPQRDRAVVDSGDAADLSSEHHDIFFAAVETTRMPMIVTDPRQNDNPVLFANRAFLEMTGYSLGEIVGANCRFLQGPDTDRDTIAAIRTAIATRQDVAVEILNYRKNGAAFWNALFISPVYNRSGELVYFFGSQLDVSRRRDAESALIQAQKMEAIGQLTGGIAHDFNNILQVIIGYTETLQSAVSELAPRHRRAVDNIRAAANRAATLTQQLLSFARKQRLDSRPINLNNMIETLVQMARHTLGESVRIVVKAQQGLWNSRVDQTQAEVALLNLFVNARDAMPNGGTLTIRTENKEIAEEDIVQFGVPKGGRYVALKVSDDGVGIPRRILTRVAEPFFTTKEEGKGTGLGLAMVYGFTRQSGGSTYIDSEVGHGTTVQLLFPATEQAIAQPSVRPQMAMDRTGSERILIVEDRQEVAELARSILEDFGYRTEVAANAHAALELLDSAVRFDLLFTDLVMPGGMNGTVLAREARKRQPKLKVLLTTGYSDAAVERADANIGEFEIINKPYRRTDLVRRVRQLLDGPTGVT; this is translated from the coding sequence ATGTCAGACCAGAAGCCGCAGCGCGATCGTGCGGTCGTCGACAGCGGCGATGCGGCCGATCTGTCGTCGGAGCACCACGACATCTTCTTCGCCGCCGTCGAGACGACGCGGATGCCGATGATCGTCACCGATCCGCGCCAGAACGACAATCCGGTCCTGTTTGCCAACCGGGCCTTTCTCGAAATGACCGGCTACAGCCTCGGCGAGATCGTCGGCGCCAATTGCCGTTTCCTGCAGGGACCGGACACCGACCGCGACACGATTGCGGCGATTCGTACCGCGATTGCCACCCGCCAGGATGTCGCGGTCGAGATCCTCAATTATCGCAAGAACGGCGCGGCGTTCTGGAATGCGCTGTTCATCAGCCCTGTCTACAATCGCAGCGGCGAGCTCGTCTATTTCTTCGGCTCGCAGCTCGACGTGTCGCGCCGGCGCGATGCCGAGAGCGCGCTGATCCAGGCGCAGAAGATGGAGGCGATCGGCCAGCTCACCGGCGGTATCGCGCACGACTTCAACAACATTCTTCAGGTCATCATCGGCTACACCGAGACGCTGCAGAGCGCCGTCAGCGAGCTCGCTCCGCGCCATCGCCGCGCCGTCGACAACATCCGCGCCGCCGCCAACCGCGCCGCGACGCTGACCCAGCAGCTGTTGTCGTTCGCGCGCAAGCAGCGGCTCGACAGCCGGCCGATCAACCTCAACAACATGATCGAGACCCTGGTGCAGATGGCGCGCCATACGCTCGGCGAAAGCGTGCGCATCGTCGTCAAGGCGCAGCAAGGCCTGTGGAACAGCCGGGTCGACCAGACCCAGGCCGAGGTCGCGCTGCTCAATCTGTTCGTCAACGCCCGCGATGCGATGCCGAACGGCGGCACGCTCACCATCCGCACCGAGAACAAGGAAATTGCGGAGGAGGACATCGTGCAGTTCGGCGTGCCCAAGGGCGGACGCTATGTCGCACTGAAAGTGTCCGACGACGGCGTCGGCATTCCGCGCCGTATTCTCACCCGCGTCGCCGAGCCGTTCTTCACCACCAAGGAGGAGGGCAAGGGCACCGGGCTCGGCCTTGCGATGGTCTATGGCTTCACGCGGCAGTCGGGCGGCAGCACCTACATCGACAGCGAGGTCGGCCACGGCACCACTGTGCAGCTGCTGTTTCCGGCCACCGAGCAGGCGATCGCACAGCCCTCGGTGCGTCCGCAGATGGCGATGGATCGCACCGGCAGCGAGCGCATCCTGATCGTCGAGGACCGCCAGGAGGTGGCCGAGCTCGCGCGCTCGATCCTGGAGGATTTCGGCTATCGCACCGAGGTCGCCGCCAACGCGCATGCCGCGCTGGAGTTGCTGGATTCGGCGGTGCGCTTCGATCTGCTGTTCACCGATCTCGTGATGCCCGGCGGCATGAACGGCACGGTGCTGGCGCGCGAGGCGCGCAAGCGCCAGCCGAAGCTGAAGGTGCTGCTGACGACCGGCTATTCGGATGCCGCGGTCGAGCGCGCCGATGCCAACATCGGCGAGTTCGAGATCATCAACAAGCCGTACCGGCGCACCGATCTGGTCCGTCGCGTGCGGCAGCTGCTCGACGGCCCGACCGGCGTCACTTGA